In Ornithinibacter aureus, the genomic stretch ACCGAAACGTCCCGAGACCGACCAATAGGTCGATCTCGGGACGCTGTGGGGTCGGCTCTGCCGTACCTGGTGTGACCTATTGGTCGATCTCGGTACGGATCAGACGTCGTACGGCGTGGTCTCGAGGATCTTGACCTCGATCTGCTTGCCGTTCGGTGCGGTGTAGGAGGCGGTGTCGCCCACCTTGCGCCCGTTGACCGCGGCACCGATCGGGGACTTCTCGGAGAACACGTTCAGCGACTCGTCGGTGATCTCGCGCGAGCCGAGCAGGAAGGTCTCCTTGTCGCCGAACATCTCGACGGTGACGACCATGCCCGGCTCGACGACGCCGTCGTCCGCCGGCTTCTCGCCGATGATGGCCGTCTCGAGCAGCTGGGTCAGCTGTCGGATGCGGGCCTCCATCTTGCCCTGCTCCTCCTTGGCGGCGTGGTAGCCACCGTTCTCCTTGAGGTCGCCCTCCTCGCGGGCCGCTTCGATCTTCTTGGCGATCTCGGTACGTCCCGGGCCGGAGAGCTCGTCGAGCTCTGCCTGGAGGCGGTCGAAGGCCCCCTGGGTCAGGAAGCTCGCCTGGTTGGCGGTCTCGGTCACGTCACTCACTCC encodes the following:
- the greA gene encoding transcription elongation factor GreA, producing MTETANQASFLTQGAFDRLQAELDELSGPGRTEIAKKIEAAREEGDLKENGGYHAAKEEQGKMEARIRQLTQLLETAIIGEKPADDGVVEPGMVVTVEMFGDKETFLLGSREITDESLNVFSEKSPIGAAVNGRKVGDTASYTAPNGKQIEVKILETTPYDV